A window of the Agrococcus jejuensis genome harbors these coding sequences:
- a CDS encoding MFS transporter, with protein sequence MSSTTAPTDRRSPLGSKDRVKTAIAAGVGTSVENYDFVSYGTAAALYFGVVFFPADDPLVRNLLAFSTLAVGFLMRPLGGAIGGYLADRHGRKPVLVAAMIVMGGATFVIGLLPTFDQIGIAAPIILTVIRMVQGLAFGAEWGGAITMAYEHAPWHRRGMFAAIPQSGNPLGIALATAMFAWSSTLEGDWQWRTPFLFSSVLVIVALVVRSKLSESPEFQEAQATGKTVKNPLLTTLREDWRSILRVIALRVVESFAYYSTATYLLNYIAERNPELRPIALGAITVASVIAIGMTFVMGSLTDRIGRRPIYIGASIAVILFAFPLYLLTNDGIPALVVATFIIGIGVIHASLTGVQGSLLTEQFQTATRTSGASLGYQLAAAIGGFAPLLATALVGVFGWPGASILYMLAGVIGLVGILVTRETFGRAERARVQTLVDAAR encoded by the coding sequence ATGTCCAGCACCACCGCCCCCACCGACCGCAGGAGCCCGCTCGGCTCGAAGGACCGCGTCAAGACCGCCATCGCCGCCGGCGTCGGCACGAGCGTCGAGAACTACGACTTCGTCTCGTACGGCACCGCCGCAGCGCTGTACTTCGGCGTCGTGTTCTTCCCCGCCGACGACCCGCTCGTGCGCAACCTGCTCGCGTTCTCGACGCTCGCCGTCGGCTTCCTCATGCGTCCGCTCGGCGGCGCGATCGGCGGCTACCTCGCCGACCGCCACGGCAGGAAGCCCGTGCTCGTCGCCGCCATGATCGTCATGGGCGGCGCGACGTTCGTCATCGGCCTGCTGCCGACGTTCGACCAGATCGGCATCGCCGCGCCCATCATCCTCACCGTCATCCGCATGGTGCAGGGGCTCGCGTTCGGCGCCGAATGGGGCGGCGCGATCACGATGGCGTACGAGCACGCGCCGTGGCACCGGAGGGGGATGTTCGCCGCGATCCCGCAGTCGGGCAACCCGCTGGGCATCGCCCTCGCGACCGCGATGTTCGCCTGGTCGTCGACGCTCGAGGGCGACTGGCAGTGGCGCACGCCCTTCCTGTTCTCGTCGGTGCTCGTCATCGTCGCGCTCGTCGTGCGCTCGAAGCTGTCGGAGTCGCCGGAGTTCCAGGAGGCGCAGGCCACGGGCAAGACCGTGAAGAACCCGCTGCTCACGACGCTGCGCGAGGACTGGCGCTCGATCCTGCGCGTCATCGCGCTGCGCGTCGTCGAGTCGTTCGCCTACTACTCGACCGCGACGTACCTGCTGAACTACATCGCCGAGCGCAACCCCGAGCTGCGGCCCATCGCCCTCGGTGCCATCACCGTCGCGAGCGTCATCGCCATCGGCATGACGTTCGTCATGGGATCGCTCACCGACAGGATCGGCCGCAGGCCCATCTACATCGGGGCGTCGATCGCCGTCATCCTCTTCGCGTTCCCGCTGTACCTGCTCACGAACGACGGGATCCCGGCGCTCGTCGTCGCGACGTTCATCATCGGCATCGGCGTCATCCACGCCTCGCTGACGGGCGTGCAGGGCTCGCTGCTCACCGAGCAGTTCCAGACCGCGACGCGCACGTCGGGCGCCTCGCTCGGCTACCAGCTGGCCGCGGCGATCGGCGGCTTCGCGCCGCTGCTCGCGACGGCGCTCGTAGGCGTCTTCGGCTGGCCGGGCGCGTCGATCCTCTACATGCTCGCGGGCGTCATCGGCCTCGTCGGCATCCTCGTGACGCGCGAGACGTTCGGCCGCGCCGAGCGCGCCCGCGTGCAGACGCTGGTGGATGCGGCGCGCTAG
- a CDS encoding ArsR/SmtB family transcription factor: MKSFATLADPVRRRIVEVLADGAQPAGSLGAVVQAEFGISQPAVSNQLRALREAEVVAVEPRGTQRIYSLVPGALDDVTAWVERYAALWPQRLDALETELARGRHARASASASPAPEEASA; this comes from the coding sequence ATGAAGTCCTTCGCCACCCTCGCCGATCCCGTGCGGCGCCGCATCGTCGAGGTGCTCGCCGACGGCGCGCAGCCCGCAGGGTCGCTCGGCGCCGTCGTGCAGGCCGAGTTCGGCATCTCGCAGCCCGCCGTCTCGAACCAGCTGCGCGCGCTGCGCGAGGCCGAGGTCGTCGCCGTCGAGCCGCGCGGCACGCAGCGCATCTACTCGCTCGTGCCCGGCGCGCTCGACGACGTCACCGCGTGGGTGGAACGCTACGCGGCGCTGTGGCCGCAGCGCCTCGACGCCCTCGAGACCGAGCTCGCGCGCGGCAGGCATGCGCGCGCATCCGCATCCGCCAGCCCCGCGCCCGAGGAGGCCTCCGCATGA
- a CDS encoding C45 family autoproteolytic acyltransferase/hydolase, which translates to MKVAELRLPATDPVSRGVAYGSAFAEPIRETITLYRDAYEVMGVPAGVIAPVVEGSIDAVRAWAPSVAAELDGVAHGADVPLADLYLLTSRTEILAHAPTAKALECSTIVALHDDRRPMTMQTWDWHGELAPTGVLLEVPLEDRVVRTFTETGMVGKIGVARTASGRGLGVHFNILHHVSDRTAVGVPVHVVARRILDEASTLDEAIALARDAVVGASTVLTVVEASSAAGPARAACIELAPAQIAVVEPTDAYLAHTNHFLDAGLAEGEATSDTSTTGPRLEHALAQRDGAMAATDAVSMAAGMCGAAGADAPVCVRVRPAADLAERWETLLTASLDVEAGAIDWFAGPPSGLDAATVRRFG; encoded by the coding sequence ATGAAGGTCGCCGAGCTGCGCCTGCCCGCCACCGACCCCGTCTCGCGCGGCGTCGCCTACGGGTCGGCGTTCGCCGAGCCCATCCGCGAGACGATCACGCTGTACCGGGACGCGTACGAGGTCATGGGGGTGCCCGCGGGCGTGATCGCGCCGGTGGTCGAGGGATCGATCGACGCCGTGCGTGCGTGGGCGCCTTCCGTCGCCGCCGAGCTCGACGGCGTCGCGCACGGCGCCGACGTGCCGCTCGCCGACCTGTACCTGCTCACGTCGCGCACCGAGATCCTCGCCCACGCGCCCACGGCGAAGGCGCTCGAGTGCTCGACGATCGTCGCGCTGCACGACGACCGCCGCCCCATGACGATGCAGACGTGGGACTGGCACGGCGAGCTCGCGCCCACGGGCGTGCTGCTGGAGGTGCCGCTCGAGGATCGCGTCGTGCGCACCTTCACCGAGACCGGCATGGTCGGCAAGATCGGCGTCGCCCGCACGGCATCCGGCCGCGGCCTCGGCGTGCACTTCAACATCCTCCATCACGTCTCCGATCGCACGGCCGTGGGTGTGCCGGTGCACGTCGTCGCGCGCCGCATCCTCGACGAGGCGTCGACGCTCGACGAGGCGATCGCGCTCGCGCGGGATGCCGTCGTCGGGGCGTCGACGGTGCTGACGGTGGTGGAGGCATCCTCTGCGGCCGGTCCCGCTCGGGCGGCGTGCATCGAGCTCGCTCCCGCGCAGATCGCGGTGGTCGAGCCGACCGACGCGTACCTCGCGCACACGAACCACTTCCTCGACGCGGGCCTCGCCGAGGGCGAGGCGACGAGCGACACGTCGACGACCGGCCCCCGGCTCGAGCACGCGCTCGCCCAGCGCGACGGCGCGATGGCCGCGACGGATGCGGTCTCGATGGCGGCGGGGATGTGCGGCGCCGCGGGTGCGGACGCGCCGGTGTGCGTGCGCGTGCGGCCCGCCGCCGACCTCGCCGAGCGGTGGGAGACGCTGCTCACCGCATCCCTCGACGTCGAGGCGGGCGCGATCGACTGGTTCGCCGGCCCACCGAGCGGCCTCGACGCCGCGACGGTGCGTCGGTTCGGGTAG
- a CDS encoding LacI family DNA-binding transcriptional regulator, which yields MATIKDVAARAGVGLGTASRVLNGSTQTSPSSRERVLAAAAELGYVAHGPARALRRTRTDALGLLVSDIRNPFFSELAHAAEQEARAHGYAVLLANANEDERQADDVLRTFASQRIDGLMLSPQGPATPQLASLVERDVPIVLLNRRIEGVDLPFFGTDNEQGVGLVLDHLQRRGHRDVAYVGGTPTMSTGVERARAYLGGRAAHGISTDDALVEAGDFQTEGAAAAMLRILDRGVHPSAVFGANGATTVGVLRALRERLGADAAAAIEVVSFDDFDWFAYASPAITAVRNDASAIGRAAVQGVLALLRGEPAESVRVATTLVDRSGH from the coding sequence ATGGCGACCATCAAGGACGTCGCGGCGCGAGCCGGTGTCGGACTCGGCACCGCATCGCGCGTGCTGAACGGCAGCACGCAGACCTCCCCCTCGTCGCGCGAGCGCGTGCTCGCCGCCGCCGCCGAGCTCGGCTACGTCGCCCACGGCCCCGCCCGCGCCCTGCGCCGTACCCGCACCGACGCGCTCGGCCTGCTCGTCAGCGACATCCGCAACCCCTTCTTCTCCGAGCTCGCGCACGCCGCCGAGCAGGAGGCCCGCGCCCATGGCTACGCCGTGCTGCTCGCCAACGCCAACGAGGACGAGCGCCAGGCCGACGACGTGCTGCGCACCTTCGCGTCGCAGCGCATCGACGGCCTCATGCTGTCGCCGCAGGGCCCCGCGACGCCGCAGCTCGCGTCGCTCGTCGAGCGCGACGTGCCGATCGTGCTGCTCAACCGCCGCATCGAGGGCGTCGACCTGCCGTTCTTCGGCACCGACAACGAGCAGGGCGTCGGCCTCGTGCTCGACCACCTGCAGCGCCGCGGCCACCGCGACGTCGCCTACGTGGGCGGCACGCCCACGATGTCGACGGGCGTCGAGCGCGCCCGCGCCTACCTCGGCGGTCGCGCCGCCCACGGCATCTCGACCGACGACGCGCTCGTCGAGGCCGGCGACTTCCAGACCGAGGGAGCGGCGGCGGCGATGCTGCGCATCCTCGACCGGGGCGTGCATCCCAGCGCCGTCTTCGGCGCCAACGGCGCCACGACCGTCGGCGTGCTGCGCGCGCTGCGCGAGCGCCTCGGGGCGGATGCCGCGGCCGCGATCGAGGTCGTGTCGTTCGACGACTTCGACTGGTTCGCCTACGCCTCCCCCGCCATCACCGCCGTGCGCAACGACGCCTCCGCCATCGGCCGCGCCGCCGTGCAGGGCGTGCTCGCGCTGCTGCGCGGCGAGCCGGCCGAGTCGGTGCGCGTCGCCACCACGCTCGTCGACCGCTCCGGCCACTGA
- a CDS encoding RpiB/LacA/LacB family sugar-phosphate isomerase: protein MRIALGADHAGYPLKDAVRTAIEALGHEVVDCGTHSTDPVDFPDITQATCAPVTAGDADRAILVCGTGQGAIMAANKLPGIRCGLAHEPYSAHQAVEHDDANVIAMGAWLVPHALVPSIVQEFLDATFDDDADTHRRVDKLNALDHLVPATTD from the coding sequence ATGCGCATCGCCCTCGGCGCCGACCACGCCGGCTACCCGCTCAAGGACGCCGTCCGCACCGCCATCGAGGCCCTCGGCCACGAGGTCGTCGACTGCGGCACGCACTCGACCGACCCCGTCGACTTCCCCGACATCACCCAGGCCACATGCGCGCCCGTCACGGCAGGCGACGCAGACCGCGCCATCCTCGTGTGCGGCACCGGCCAGGGCGCCATCATGGCCGCCAACAAGCTGCCGGGCATCCGCTGCGGCCTCGCCCACGAGCCGTACTCGGCGCACCAGGCCGTCGAGCACGACGACGCCAACGTCATCGCCATGGGCGCCTGGCTCGTGCCGCACGCGCTCGTGCCGTCGATCGTGCAGGAGTTCCTCGACGCCACGTTCGACGACGACGCCGACACCCACCGCCGCGTCGACAAGCTCAACGCGCTCGACCACCTCGTCCCGGCCACCACCGACTGA
- a CDS encoding YciI family protein yields MPQYAVLIYADDSAHALDATDDDLAEPNGHGDELAASGAMTAAWAFTPRALARSIRADGVTEEPFVDAEVVVAGVYVLEADDERAALAIAATNPAIRGAGGVEVRLVHSGGVID; encoded by the coding sequence GTGCCGCAGTACGCCGTGCTGATCTACGCCGATGACTCGGCGCACGCGCTCGACGCGACCGACGACGACCTCGCCGAGCCGAACGGCCACGGCGACGAGCTCGCCGCCTCGGGTGCGATGACGGCGGCGTGGGCGTTCACGCCGCGCGCGCTCGCGCGGTCGATCCGCGCCGACGGCGTCACCGAGGAGCCGTTCGTCGACGCCGAGGTCGTCGTGGCCGGCGTCTACGTGCTCGAGGCCGACGACGAGCGGGCGGCGCTGGCGATCGCGGCCACGAACCCCGCGATCCGCGGCGCCGGCGGCGTCGAGGTGCGGCTCGTGCACAGCGGCGGCGTCATCGACTGA
- a CDS encoding C45 family autoproteolytic acyltransferase/hydolase — MRVLEIAGATPHDRGVDRGRQVAAVVRAHWRVYLDLFAIAGWSEAEVRSHALASLDALGAWWPDGRDEVLGVAAGAELPEWIAAALAARTELLVARGGPDASVQPGRECTILATVSPAAAAQVWDWHRELGDAWHAQQMRGGPLGFAGVTEHGICAKVGMNDAGVGVLLAILSHVDDRPGGVPIHSVLHRILAEATTVEAALAIARSAAVTSSSVVTIVGPTEGGGRTATAIELSPAGPEVVEPIVDLHDALWLPRSNHFLSERLAAGSRTFRGDPDSPDRLTLLRRRIAARSTPITKAMDLVPMLRTAPGEELGDICCVARPEQPLGRAWQTLATIAIDAAGLTILEGSPLDAPGARLRVPLR; from the coding sequence ATGCGCGTCCTCGAGATCGCAGGCGCCACGCCCCACGACCGCGGCGTCGATCGCGGGCGACAGGTGGCCGCGGTCGTGCGCGCGCACTGGCGCGTCTACCTCGACCTGTTCGCGATCGCCGGCTGGTCGGAGGCCGAGGTGCGCAGCCACGCCCTCGCCTCGCTCGACGCGCTCGGTGCCTGGTGGCCCGACGGCCGCGACGAGGTGCTGGGCGTCGCCGCCGGCGCCGAGCTGCCCGAGTGGATCGCCGCCGCCCTCGCCGCCCGCACCGAGCTGCTCGTCGCACGCGGCGGGCCCGACGCATCCGTGCAGCCGGGCCGTGAGTGCACGATCCTCGCCACCGTGTCGCCGGCCGCGGCGGCGCAGGTGTGGGACTGGCATCGCGAGCTCGGCGACGCCTGGCACGCGCAGCAGATGCGCGGCGGGCCACTGGGCTTCGCGGGCGTGACCGAGCACGGCATCTGCGCGAAGGTCGGCATGAACGACGCAGGCGTGGGCGTGCTGCTCGCGATCCTGTCGCACGTCGACGATCGCCCGGGCGGCGTGCCCATCCACTCGGTGCTGCACCGCATCCTCGCGGAGGCGACGACGGTGGAGGCGGCGCTCGCGATCGCGCGGTCGGCAGCTGTGACGTCGTCGAGCGTCGTGACGATCGTCGGCCCCACCGAGGGCGGCGGCCGCACGGCGACGGCGATCGAGCTGAGCCCTGCCGGGCCCGAGGTGGTCGAGCCCATCGTCGACCTGCACGACGCCCTGTGGCTGCCGCGGTCGAACCACTTCCTCTCCGAGCGCCTCGCGGCGGGCTCGCGCACGTTCCGCGGCGATCCGGACTCGCCCGATCGCCTCACGCTGCTGCGCCGTCGCATCGCGGCGCGGTCGACGCCGATCACGAAGGCGATGGACCTCGTGCCGATGCTGCGCACCGCGCCGGGCGAGGAGCTGGGAGACATCTGCTGCGTGGCCCGCCCCGAGCAGCCGCTCGGCCGCGCGTGGCAGACGCTCGCGACGATCGCGATCGACGCGGCGGGGCTGACGATCCTCGAGGGCTCGCCGCTCGACGCGCCTGGCGCGCGCCTCAGGGTGCCGCTGCGCTGA
- a CDS encoding anti-sigma factor: MPHISHDDLAWRAVEGARVTGTLDEHLRDCAACAAELQAFERTVQRIRDDAVEPAPLPPGLWDRIAAELDADAEADARPAGASSLEAAASAGEPPRVRARRRRLPRRVSLRTLVAACVATAIVVGGGVGIGTWIAQRPPAETVVASIALDPLESGIGPASASIVERDGHRVLVIDADALPQAAGGTLDVWLIDADVEGMVNVGTLDADHAEYVLPDDLDLDAFPIVDVSIEPLDGDPTHSGESVWRGSLA, encoded by the coding sequence ATGCCGCACATCTCGCATGACGACCTCGCCTGGCGCGCCGTCGAGGGCGCGCGCGTCACGGGCACGCTCGACGAGCACTTGCGCGACTGCGCGGCGTGCGCCGCCGAGCTGCAGGCGTTCGAGCGCACGGTGCAGCGCATCCGCGACGACGCCGTCGAGCCCGCTCCCCTGCCGCCAGGTCTGTGGGATCGCATCGCGGCGGAGCTGGATGCGGACGCGGAGGCCGACGCGCGCCCCGCCGGCGCGTCGTCGCTCGAGGCGGCCGCGAGCGCCGGGGAGCCGCCCCGCGTGCGCGCGCGGCGGCGCCGCCTGCCGCGCCGCGTCTCGCTGCGCACCCTCGTCGCAGCGTGCGTCGCGACGGCGATCGTCGTCGGCGGCGGCGTGGGCATCGGCACCTGGATCGCGCAGCGGCCGCCCGCCGAGACGGTCGTCGCGTCGATCGCCCTCGACCCGCTCGAGTCCGGCATCGGGCCGGCCTCCGCATCCATCGTCGAGCGCGACGGGCACCGCGTGCTCGTGATCGACGCGGATGCGCTGCCGCAGGCAGCCGGCGGCACGCTCGACGTGTGGCTCATCGACGCCGACGTCGAGGGCATGGTCAACGTCGGCACGCTCGATGCGGATCACGCCGAGTACGTGCTGCCCGACGACCTCGACCTCGACGCGTTCCCGATCGTCGACGTGTCGATCGAGCCGCTCGACGGCGACCCCACGCACAGCGGCGAGAGCGTCTGGCGCGGCTCGCTCGCCTGA
- a CDS encoding SRPBCC family protein codes for MTVPTIGVVRALTGSPDRPVVDVERRLAMPPAEVWDALVQPERLARWLGTIESGERPPVGGAFGLRLGDEPGDRADCRLLECDPERGIAIAWRWTGEPDSVVRVTVDAVEGGSVLRLRHELVAPQPVPDYGAGWEAHLDGLGDDLAGLAPRPFAMPAHETWTRIADGVLEVGRDVAAPIDAVWAAFASAEGLRTWWWRHWADTTIEADVRPGGALRIAAPAAGIVLTGEVLTASDHHLAATWTWTDADGTSADEAFDVRLTATDAGTRVTVRHSGPWADDAPAESYRQGWEFVLGELAAVVGA; via the coding sequence ATGACCGTCCCCACCATCGGCGTCGTGCGCGCCCTCACCGGCTCGCCCGATCGCCCCGTCGTCGACGTCGAGCGGCGCCTCGCGATGCCCCCGGCGGAGGTGTGGGATGCGCTCGTGCAACCCGAGCGCCTCGCGCGCTGGCTCGGCACGATCGAGTCGGGCGAGCGGCCGCCCGTCGGGGGCGCGTTCGGCCTGCGGCTCGGCGACGAGCCCGGCGACCGCGCCGACTGCCGCCTGCTCGAGTGCGACCCGGAGCGTGGGATCGCGATCGCGTGGCGCTGGACCGGCGAGCCCGACTCGGTCGTGCGCGTGACGGTCGACGCCGTCGAGGGCGGCTCGGTGCTGCGGCTGCGGCACGAGCTCGTGGCGCCGCAGCCCGTGCCCGACTACGGCGCCGGGTGGGAGGCGCACCTCGACGGCCTGGGCGACGACCTCGCCGGGCTCGCGCCGCGGCCGTTCGCGATGCCGGCGCACGAGACGTGGACGCGCATCGCCGACGGCGTGCTCGAGGTGGGGCGCGACGTCGCGGCGCCGATCGACGCCGTCTGGGCGGCGTTCGCGTCAGCCGAGGGGCTGCGCACCTGGTGGTGGCGGCACTGGGCCGACACGACGATCGAGGCCGACGTGCGCCCCGGCGGGGCGCTGCGCATCGCGGCGCCCGCCGCCGGCATCGTGCTGACGGGCGAGGTGCTGACCGCATCCGACCACCACCTCGCGGCGACCTGGACGTGGACCGACGCCGATGGCACGAGCGCCGACGAGGCGTTCGACGTGCGCCTGACCGCGACCGACGCCGGCACCCGCGTGACGGTGCGGCACTCGGGCCCGTGGGCCGACGACGCCCCCGCCGAGTCCTACCGGCAGGGCTGGGAGTTCGTGCTGGGCGAGCTCGCGGCGGTCGTCGGAGCCTGA
- a CDS encoding FMN-binding negative transcriptional regulator has translation MHTFPAYHAPDGRALVDLVTRTPFALAVTSQTGAPIATHLPVVLPPTLDPASVDTLVGQTLWSHMGRANRHWRAMRRHPEVLLIHTSTHGYVSPSLYGTPGAVPTVDYAAVHLTGTVRLMDDDEALDVVVQTVAQLEGQRGEAGGPTWDMAGSMDVFRDIITGVTAFAIEITGEQAVFKLSQDKPADIRGRVRDEFAGEGSFAGAGAIAGCPHADLAGLMDALPAEHVRRGHLPPLSTRVDGEDPR, from the coding sequence GTGCACACCTTCCCCGCGTACCACGCGCCCGACGGGCGTGCGCTCGTCGACCTCGTGACGCGCACGCCGTTCGCGCTCGCGGTGACGTCGCAGACGGGCGCGCCCATCGCGACGCACCTGCCGGTCGTGCTGCCGCCCACGCTCGACCCCGCATCCGTCGACACGCTCGTGGGCCAGACGCTGTGGTCGCACATGGGCCGCGCGAACCGGCACTGGCGGGCCATGCGCAGGCATCCCGAGGTGCTGCTCATCCACACGTCGACCCACGGGTACGTGTCGCCGTCGCTGTACGGCACGCCCGGCGCGGTGCCGACCGTCGACTACGCCGCCGTGCACCTCACCGGCACCGTGCGGCTCATGGACGACGACGAGGCGCTCGACGTCGTCGTGCAGACCGTCGCGCAGCTCGAGGGCCAGCGCGGCGAGGCCGGCGGGCCGACGTGGGACATGGCGGGCTCGATGGACGTGTTCCGCGACATCATCACGGGCGTCACGGCGTTCGCGATCGAGATCACCGGCGAGCAGGCCGTGTTCAAGCTCAGCCAGGACAAGCCCGCCGACATCCGCGGCCGCGTACGCGACGAGTTCGCCGGCGAGGGGTCGTTCGCGGGCGCCGGTGCCATCGCCGGCTGCCCGCACGCCGACCTCGCCGGGCTCATGGACGCCCTGCCCGCCGAGCACGTGCGCCGAGGCCACCTGCCACCGCTGTCGACGCGCGTCGACGGAGAGGATCCCCGATGA
- a CDS encoding RNA polymerase sigma factor: MTATEGFDDDAIALAFATGPSDVGLRLAYDRWGGLVLALALRVMDRADAEDVVQQTFVSAWRSRERYDPEAGPLGAWIVRIARRRIADHFRVASVLHERVVDPTVVLDRAERPHPVDVPDAVAGSILVEQTLAEMDEPQRTIVRLAVIEDLPASAIAERLELPVGTVKSHLSRTLRRLRDRWEGAHAAHLA; this comes from the coding sequence GTGACCGCGACGGAGGGGTTCGACGACGACGCGATCGCGCTCGCCTTCGCGACCGGTCCGAGCGACGTCGGCCTGCGGCTCGCGTACGACCGCTGGGGCGGCCTCGTGCTGGCCCTCGCGCTGCGGGTGATGGATCGGGCGGATGCGGAGGACGTCGTGCAGCAGACCTTCGTGTCGGCGTGGCGATCGCGCGAGCGGTACGACCCGGAGGCGGGCCCGCTCGGCGCGTGGATCGTGCGCATCGCGCGCCGCCGCATCGCCGACCACTTCCGCGTCGCCTCCGTGCTGCACGAGCGCGTCGTCGACCCGACCGTCGTGCTCGACCGGGCCGAGCGCCCGCATCCGGTCGACGTGCCCGACGCCGTCGCGGGCAGCATCCTGGTCGAGCAGACGCTCGCCGAGATGGACGAGCCGCAACGCACGATCGTGCGACTCGCCGTGATCGAGGACCTGCCGGCATCCGCGATCGCCGAGCGCCTCGAACTCCCGGTAGGCACCGTGAAGAGCCACCTGTCGCGCACGCTGCGACGACTGAGGGACCGATGGGAGGGAGCCCATGCCGCACATCTCGCATGA
- a CDS encoding class F sortase has protein sequence MLAGAAVVLGVVGGVWLVRSTSGVEATDAGSPPPSAEPSASEPSAPEPTPSASASPSPVARSDFDIALQQPAVQDAPVEVAIADVGLDLAVVPVGVRADGQMEIPTLVTEVGWYEYGPAPGAPAGSAVLSAHVDSELGRAPMAALLEVEPGALVEVTTASGAVLTFRVDTVEQLGKQQLPLDELFARDGPPLLRLVTCAGAWDPAASAYEDNLIVTATPVTA, from the coding sequence ATGCTCGCGGGCGCGGCGGTCGTGCTCGGCGTCGTCGGCGGCGTGTGGCTCGTGCGCAGCACGAGCGGCGTCGAGGCGACCGACGCCGGGTCGCCGCCGCCGAGCGCCGAGCCCAGTGCGTCCGAGCCCAGCGCGCCCGAGCCCACGCCGTCCGCATCCGCGTCGCCGTCGCCCGTCGCCCGCTCGGACTTCGACATCGCGCTGCAGCAGCCGGCGGTGCAGGATGCGCCCGTCGAGGTCGCGATCGCCGACGTGGGCCTCGACCTCGCCGTCGTGCCGGTCGGCGTGCGCGCCGACGGGCAGATGGAGATCCCGACGCTCGTCACCGAGGTCGGCTGGTACGAGTACGGGCCGGCGCCCGGAGCGCCCGCGGGCTCGGCGGTGCTGTCGGCGCACGTCGACTCCGAGCTGGGTCGCGCACCCATGGCGGCCCTGCTCGAGGTCGAGCCCGGGGCGCTCGTCGAGGTCACGACCGCGAGCGGCGCCGTGCTGACGTTCCGCGTCGACACGGTCGAGCAGCTCGGCAAGCAGCAGCTGCCGCTCGACGAGCTCTTCGCCCGCGACGGCCCGCCGCTGCTGCGGCTCGTGACGTGCGCGGGCGCCTGGGACCCCGCCGCCAGCGCCTACGAGGACAACCTCATCGTCACCGCCACCCCCGTGACCGCATGA
- a CDS encoding DUF4397 domain-containing protein — translation MKGKIAIGSAAVLAMSVLGAAPALAAEGDATVSVLHAVPGITVDVYVNGAETVPDLEPGTLTEPIMLAPGAYDIQVFADGDDPATATPAIEAMDVQVPANANITLAAHLDVDGNPTLGAFVNDTSPVPAGQARLTVRHLAAAPAVDVRADGTVVVEGIENPNEASLVTAAGMVSADVVLAGTEDVVIGPADLTLTEGTTTIVTAWGSAEDGTLGVGVQTVGANGAPTGMPSGLGGAVGGTAPGIVLAIAALLGAAALVVWGRTRVAEARER, via the coding sequence ATGAAGGGCAAGATCGCGATCGGCAGCGCTGCCGTGCTCGCCATGTCCGTGCTGGGTGCCGCCCCGGCGCTCGCCGCCGAGGGCGATGCGACCGTCTCGGTGCTGCACGCCGTGCCGGGCATCACCGTCGACGTCTACGTGAACGGCGCCGAGACGGTGCCCGACCTCGAACCCGGCACCCTCACCGAGCCGATCATGCTCGCGCCGGGGGCGTACGACATCCAGGTCTTCGCCGACGGCGACGACCCCGCCACCGCGACGCCCGCCATCGAGGCGATGGACGTGCAGGTGCCCGCGAACGCCAACATCACGCTCGCCGCGCACCTCGACGTCGACGGCAACCCGACGCTCGGCGCCTTCGTGAACGACACGTCGCCCGTGCCCGCCGGCCAGGCGCGCCTCACGGTGCGTCACCTCGCCGCCGCACCCGCGGTCGACGTGCGCGCCGACGGCACCGTCGTCGTCGAGGGCATCGAGAACCCGAACGAGGCATCGCTCGTCACGGCGGCCGGGATGGTGTCGGCCGACGTCGTGCTCGCAGGCACCGAGGACGTCGTCATCGGCCCCGCCGACCTCACGCTCACCGAGGGCACGACGACGATCGTGACCGCGTGGGGCAGCGCCGAGGACGGCACGCTCGGCGTGGGCGTGCAGACCGTCGGCGCGAACGGCGCACCGACCGGCATGCCGTCGGGCCTCGGCGGCGCAGTCGGTGGCACGGCGCCCGGCATCGTGCTCGCGATCGCGGCGCTGCTCGGCGCCGCAGCCCTCGTGGTCTGGGGACGCACGCGAGTCGCCGAGGCGCGGGAGCGCTGA